The genomic stretch CTCCCCGTGATCCGCACGAATCGGCTCGACGAGGAGGTGACCGACCGCCTCGCCGAGTTCACCCCGGATCTTGGCGTGATCGTCGCCTACGGCGGACTCGTGCGTGAGCGGCTGCTGGCGGTGCCGAGGCTCGGCTGGATCAACCTGCATTTCTCGCTGCTGCCGCGCTGGCGGGGAGCGGCTCCCCTCCAGCGTGCGCTGATGGCGGGGGAGACGCGGATCGGCGCGAGCGTCTTCCAGCTCGTCGCCGAACTCGACGCGGGCGACGTCTACGCCGAGCTCGCCGCCGACGCGGGGGAGCGGACCGCGGGCGAGCTGCTGGCGGAGCTGGCCGAGAGCGGCGCGGGCCTCACCCTCGACGTGGTCGACGCGCTCGAACGGGGGACCGCCGTCGCCACCCCGCAGGTCGGGGAGGTGACCCTCGCGCCCAAGCTCGACGCGGCCGACGCTCGGATCGACTGGGCCTTGCCGACCACACGAATCCTCGCTCTGGTACGCGGTACGACCCCCGAGCCCGGCGCCTCCACCGCGGTCGGTGACGCACGCCTGAAGGTGCTGGCTGTGCGCGCCGCGGAGGGGGATCTCGCTCCGGGCGGCCTGCGCCTCCACTCCGGACGCGCGCTCGTCGGCACCGGGGACGGCGCGATCGAGCTGGTCACCGTCCAGCCCGCCGGCAAGAATCCGATGTCGGGCGCGGCCTGGGCGCGTGGCCTGCGCGAGAGCACAGTGCTCGGATGAGCGGCCGTCGCGACGCCGCGCCCGCCCGGCGGGTCACCTACGACGTCCTGCTCGCGGTGAGCGGGTCGGACGCCTACGCGAACCTGGTCCTGCCCGCCCGGATCAGCGCGGCCGGCCTCTCGCCCGCCGACGCGGGGCTGGCCACCGAGCTGTGCTATGGCACCCTGCGAATGTCCGGCTATTACGACCGGGTGATCGCTTCGGCCGCGGGCCGACCTGTGCAGAGCATCGACGCGCCGGTCCTGGATGCGCTGCGCCTTGGCGTGCATCAGCTGCTCGCGACCCGCGTGGCTCCGCACGCCGCGGTGAACGAGAGCGTCGCGCTCGTCGCCGCGGGCTCCTCCCGGGGCGCAGTCGCCTTCGCCAACGCGGTGCTGCGCACGGTCTCGCGCTCGAGCGCGGACGAGTGGCGCGAACGGGTGTCCGCCGCCGCCGTCTCCGGAGACGACAGGATCGCCGCACTGAGCTCCCACCCCGTCTGGATCGTGCGCGCCCTGCGGCGGGCGCTGGCGGCGGAGGGCGCGGCCAACG from Rathayibacter rathayi encodes the following:
- a CDS encoding methionyl-tRNA formyltransferase, which encodes MRLVFAGTPAAAVPTLQGLAASAHEVVAVVTRADAPVGRKRVLTPSPVAVAAEDLGLPVIRTNRLDEEVTDRLAEFTPDLGVIVAYGGLVRERLLAVPRLGWINLHFSLLPRWRGAAPLQRALMAGETRIGASVFQLVAELDAGDVYAELAADAGERTAGELLAELAESGAGLTLDVVDALERGTAVATPQVGEVTLAPKLDAADARIDWALPTTRILALVRGTTPEPGASTAVGDARLKVLAVRAAEGDLAPGGLRLHSGRALVGTGDGAIELVTVQPAGKNPMSGAAWARGLRESTVLG